A genomic region of Ewingella sp. CoE-038-23 contains the following coding sequences:
- a CDS encoding ABC-F family ATPase — protein sequence MLSTYNITMQFGSKPLFENISVKFGGGNRYGLIGANGCGKSTFMKILGGDLVPSGGNVVLDPNERLGKLRQDQFAFEKFSVLDTVIMGHTELWAVKEERDRIYALPEMSEEDGYKVADLEVAYGEMDGYSAESRAGELLLGVGIPVEQHYGPMSEIAPGFKLRVLLAQALFSDPEILLLDEPTNNLDIDTIRWLEQVLNERNSTMIIISHDRHFLNMVCTHMADLDYGELRVYPGNYDEYMTAATQARERLTADNAKKKAQIAELQSFVSRFSANASKSKQATSRARQIDKIQLDEIKASSRQNPFIRFEQDKKLFRNALEVEKLTKGFDNGPLFKNLGLMLEVGEKVAILGANGIGKSTLLKTLVGDLEPDSGSVKWSENAKIGYYAQDHEYEFDETLNVFDWMSQWKSEKDDEQAVRGILGRLLFGQDDIKKKVKVLSGGEKGRMLFGKLMMHRPNILIMDEPTNHMDMESIESLNMALEMYEGTLIFVSHDREFVSSLATRIIEITPNKIVDFSGTYEDYLRSKGIDN from the coding sequence GTGTTAAGTACTTACAACATCACCATGCAATTCGGCAGCAAGCCGTTATTTGAAAATATTTCCGTGAAATTTGGCGGCGGCAACCGTTATGGCCTGATCGGCGCGAACGGCTGTGGTAAATCCACTTTCATGAAGATCCTCGGCGGCGACTTAGTGCCTTCCGGGGGTAACGTCGTGCTCGACCCGAACGAACGTCTGGGTAAGCTGCGTCAGGACCAATTTGCGTTCGAGAAATTCTCCGTTCTCGACACCGTTATCATGGGCCACACCGAGCTGTGGGCCGTGAAAGAAGAGCGTGACCGTATTTACGCCTTGCCAGAAATGAGCGAAGAAGACGGCTATAAAGTGGCCGATCTGGAAGTGGCTTACGGCGAAATGGATGGCTACAGCGCGGAATCTCGCGCCGGTGAGCTGCTGCTCGGCGTGGGTATTCCGGTTGAGCAACATTATGGCCCGATGAGCGAAATCGCGCCGGGCTTTAAACTGCGCGTATTGCTGGCTCAGGCGCTGTTCTCCGACCCAGAAATTCTGCTGCTCGACGAACCGACGAACAACCTGGACATCGATACCATTCGCTGGCTGGAGCAGGTGCTGAACGAGCGTAACAGCACCATGATCATCATTTCGCATGACCGTCACTTCCTGAACATGGTCTGTACTCATATGGCGGATCTGGACTACGGTGAACTGCGCGTTTATCCGGGCAATTACGACGAGTACATGACAGCGGCCACTCAGGCTCGTGAGCGCCTGACTGCCGACAACGCCAAGAAGAAAGCGCAAATCGCTGAGCTGCAATCTTTCGTGAGCCGCTTTAGTGCCAACGCCTCTAAATCTAAACAGGCGACCTCGCGTGCCCGTCAGATTGATAAAATTCAGCTCGACGAAATCAAAGCGTCCAGCCGCCAAAACCCCTTCATCCGTTTCGAGCAGGATAAGAAGCTGTTCCGTAACGCGCTGGAAGTGGAAAAACTCACCAAAGGTTTTGATAACGGCCCGCTGTTTAAAAACTTGGGTTTGATGCTGGAAGTGGGCGAGAAGGTCGCCATTCTCGGTGCCAACGGTATCGGTAAATCGACCTTGCTAAAAACGCTGGTAGGCGACCTTGAGCCAGACAGCGGCAGCGTGAAATGGTCCGAAAACGCCAAAATCGGTTACTACGCGCAGGATCACGAATATGAATTCGATGAGACGCTGAACGTATTCGACTGGATGAGCCAGTGGAAATCCGAAAAGGATGACGAGCAGGCAGTTCGCGGCATCTTAGGCCGTTTGCTGTTTGGTCAGGACGATATCAAGAAGAAAGTAAAAGTGCTGTCTGGTGGTGAGAAAGGCCGCATGCTTTTCGGCAAACTGATGATGCATCGTCCAAACATCCTGATTATGGATGAGCCAACCAACCACATGGATATGGAGTCCATCGAATCACTGAACATGGCGCTGGAGATGTACGAAGGCACGCTGATCTTCGTTTCCCATGACCGCGAGTTCGTGAGTTCCTTGGCAACGCGCATCATCGAGATCACGCCGAACAAGATTGTCGATTTCTCAGGTACGTACGAAGATTATCTGCGTAGCAAGGGCATCGATAACTAA